One genomic segment of Eikenella corrodens includes these proteins:
- a CDS encoding adenylosuccinate synthase produces MAKNIVVIGAQWGDEGKGKIVDWLAEECAGVVRFQGGHNAGHTLVVNGKKTVLRLIPSGILHENLHCYIGSGVVVSPEALLGEIDELTAAGVKNVAGRLHIAPTCPMILPYHIALDHAREASKGAGKIGTTGRGIGPAYEDKVSRRAIRLGDLADAKLLTDKLRANLEVYNVQLQHLHGAEPVQFDDVMAKINAFKERILPMLTDVSRSLHDTIQRGERLLFEGAQGTLLDIDYGTYPFVTSSNCLAGAASAGAGVPPQALDYVLGIVKAYTTRVGSGPFPTELFDDTGKGLAERGNEFGSVTGRARRCGWFDAAALKRAIQINGISGLCITKLDVMDGIPEIKICTGYTLPDGSTTDILPFGSDAVAGCTPIYETLPGWTESTFGVQSFDQLPENAKGYLKRIEEVCGAPIAIVSTGPDRVETIVLQHPFTN; encoded by the coding sequence ATGGCAAAAAATATCGTAGTAATCGGCGCGCAGTGGGGCGACGAAGGCAAAGGCAAAATCGTAGACTGGCTGGCAGAAGAGTGCGCCGGTGTGGTGCGCTTCCAAGGTGGCCACAATGCCGGGCACACGCTGGTGGTGAACGGCAAAAAAACCGTGCTGCGCCTGATTCCCAGCGGCATCCTGCATGAAAACCTGCATTGCTATATCGGCTCAGGCGTGGTGGTTTCCCCCGAAGCCCTGCTCGGCGAAATCGACGAGCTCACTGCTGCAGGCGTGAAAAATGTGGCCGGCCGGCTGCACATCGCCCCCACCTGCCCGATGATTCTGCCCTACCACATTGCGCTCGATCATGCCCGCGAAGCCTCTAAAGGCGCTGGCAAAATCGGCACCACAGGCCGAGGCATCGGCCCGGCTTATGAAGACAAAGTATCCCGTCGCGCCATCCGTTTGGGCGATTTGGCCGATGCCAAACTGTTAACCGACAAACTGCGCGCCAACCTTGAAGTGTATAACGTGCAGCTGCAGCATCTGCATGGCGCAGAGCCCGTGCAGTTTGATGACGTGATGGCTAAAATCAACGCCTTCAAAGAACGTATTCTGCCGATGCTCACCGATGTGTCACGCAGCCTGCATGACACCATTCAGCGCGGCGAACGCCTGCTGTTTGAAGGTGCGCAAGGCACGCTGCTGGATATCGACTACGGCACTTATCCCTTTGTTACCTCGTCCAACTGTTTGGCAGGCGCTGCCTCTGCCGGTGCAGGCGTGCCGCCGCAGGCCTTGGATTATGTGCTCGGCATCGTGAAGGCCTACACCACCCGCGTCGGCTCTGGCCCCTTCCCCACCGAACTGTTCGACGACACCGGCAAAGGCCTAGCCGAACGCGGCAACGAATTCGGCTCGGTAACCGGCCGTGCCCGCCGTTGCGGTTGGTTCGATGCTGCCGCCCTCAAACGCGCCATCCAAATCAACGGCATCAGCGGACTGTGCATCACCAAACTCGACGTGATGGACGGCATCCCCGAGATCAAAATCTGCACCGGCTACACCCTGCCCGACGGCAGCACCACCGATATCCTGCCCTTCGGCAGCGATGCCGTGGCCGGCTGCACCCCGATCTACGAAACCTTACCCGGCTGGACAGAATCCACCTTCGGCGTGCAAAGCTTTGATCAGCTGCCGGAAAACGCCAAAGGCTACCTGAAACGCATCGAAGAGGTGTGCGGCGCGCCCATCGCCATCGTCTCCACCGGCCCCGATCGCGTGGAAACCATCGTGCTGCAGCATCCGTTTACTAATTAA
- a CDS encoding sodium:proton antiporter, which produces MRIRTALFLPLLALPLPALAGELNGAELSLPWGIPFVLILLSIATGPLFFAHIWHHHFGKITAGWTLAFLIPFTLVYGFSTSLHVLVHALVAEYIPFILLLWALYTISGGILVWGNLHGSPRMNTALLAIGTLLASVMGTTGAAMLMIRPILKANDNRKHRVHVVIFFIFLVANIGGGLTPLGDPPLFLGFLKGVDFLWTVQHMLPPVLISAAVLLTVFYILDSKYFAQADEILAKDPSPDSPPEKIKLMGKWNFLLLGGVVAAVMMSGIWKPAHPGLEIFGTHYALQNLARDLILVALAVTSLAITPKQVRAGNEFNWGPIAEVGKLFLGIFITIAPVLAMLQAGEHGAFAPLISLVHDASGNPINTMYFWMTGMLSAFLDNAPTYLVFFNMAGGDAHTLMNGHLFHTLLAVSMGSVFMGALSYIGNAPNFMVKAIAEQRKVPMPGFFGYMAWSFGILVPLFILHTLIFFVWQIL; this is translated from the coding sequence ATGCGTATCCGAACCGCCCTCTTCCTGCCGCTGCTCGCCCTGCCGCTTCCCGCGCTGGCCGGCGAGCTCAACGGCGCCGAACTGAGCCTGCCCTGGGGCATCCCCTTCGTGCTGATTCTGCTCTCCATCGCCACCGGCCCGCTGTTTTTCGCCCATATTTGGCACCACCATTTCGGCAAAATTACCGCCGGCTGGACGCTGGCCTTCCTCATCCCCTTCACCCTAGTGTATGGCTTCTCCACCAGCCTGCATGTGCTGGTGCACGCCCTGGTGGCCGAATACATCCCCTTCATTTTGCTGCTGTGGGCGCTCTACACCATCTCCGGCGGCATCCTCGTATGGGGCAATCTGCACGGCAGCCCGCGCATGAACACCGCGCTGCTCGCCATCGGCACGCTCCTGGCCTCCGTGATGGGCACCACCGGCGCCGCCATGCTGATGATCCGCCCCATCCTCAAAGCCAACGACAACCGCAAGCACCGTGTGCATGTGGTGATTTTCTTCATCTTCCTCGTGGCCAATATCGGCGGCGGCCTCACCCCGCTGGGCGATCCGCCACTCTTCCTCGGCTTCCTCAAAGGCGTGGATTTCCTGTGGACGGTGCAACACATGCTGCCGCCCGTGCTGATTAGCGCTGCCGTGCTGCTCACCGTGTTCTACATCCTCGACAGCAAATACTTCGCCCAAGCCGATGAAATCCTTGCCAAAGACCCGAGCCCCGACAGCCCGCCCGAAAAAATCAAGCTCATGGGCAAATGGAACTTCCTGCTCCTGGGCGGCGTGGTGGCAGCCGTGATGATGTCCGGCATTTGGAAGCCCGCGCACCCCGGCCTGGAAATTTTCGGCACCCACTACGCCCTGCAAAACCTCGCCCGCGACCTGATTTTGGTGGCACTGGCCGTTACCTCCCTCGCCATCACCCCCAAACAGGTGCGTGCCGGAAACGAATTCAACTGGGGCCCGATTGCCGAAGTGGGCAAACTCTTCCTCGGCATCTTCATCACCATCGCCCCCGTATTGGCCATGCTGCAAGCCGGCGAACACGGTGCGTTTGCCCCGCTGATTTCCCTTGTGCACGATGCTTCCGGCAACCCGATCAACACCATGTATTTCTGGATGACCGGCATGCTCTCCGCCTTTTTGGACAACGCCCCCACCTACCTCGTGTTCTTCAACATGGCCGGCGGCGACGCGCACACCCTGATGAACGGCCACCTGTTCCACACCCTGCTGGCCGTATCCATGGGCTCCGTGTTCATGGGCGCGCTCAGCTACATCGGCAACGCCCCCAACTTCATGGTAAAAGCCATCGCCGAACAACGCAAAGTGCCCATGCCCGGCTTCTTCGGCTACATGGCCTGGTCGTTCGGCATCCTCGTGCCGCTGTTTATCCTGCACACTTTGATTTTCTTCGTGTGGCAGATTCTGTAA
- a CDS encoding TIGR01777 family oxidoreductase codes for MSRQTIVIIGGSGFIGRHLAAAYQAEGHRVIIVSRHPARAREVDKRFEYIAALHHLYDSIRPDLLINLAGASVGEGRWTAQRKQELLQSRLQPVQAVADWLRRHPQPPRLIIQASAVGYYGNGSAEGWPPCAENAPPQNVFPSQLCQQWEAAIQCVQQESGVPVAVCRFGVVLGRDGGILPQLLKPVRYCAGRLGSGEQPLPWVHMDDAVATIRFLSTQTHSGFQAYNLTAPKRTTQLDFARAAAQRLHRPLLFSVPEQMLRLMLGEQADLVLDGQFAPPKALLQQGFEFTFPTIERALDNLLN; via the coding sequence ATGAGCCGTCAAACCATCGTGATTATCGGCGGCAGCGGCTTTATCGGCCGCCATCTGGCTGCAGCATACCAGGCCGAAGGGCATCGTGTGATTATCGTTAGCCGCCATCCGGCCCGCGCTCGGGAGGTAGATAAGCGTTTTGAATACATCGCCGCGCTGCACCACCTCTACGACAGCATCCGCCCTGATTTGCTGATCAACCTGGCCGGGGCGTCGGTGGGCGAAGGCCGCTGGACGGCGCAGCGCAAGCAGGAGCTGTTGCAAAGCCGCTTGCAGCCGGTGCAAGCGGTGGCCGACTGGCTGCGCCGCCACCCGCAGCCGCCGCGCCTCATCATTCAGGCTTCCGCCGTGGGCTATTATGGCAACGGCAGCGCGGAGGGCTGGCCGCCGTGTGCGGAAAACGCGCCGCCACAAAATGTTTTCCCTTCGCAGCTTTGCCAGCAATGGGAAGCGGCGATACAGTGCGTACAGCAGGAGAGCGGCGTGCCGGTGGCCGTATGCCGCTTTGGCGTGGTGTTGGGCAGGGATGGCGGCATTTTGCCGCAGCTGCTCAAACCGGTGCGCTACTGCGCGGGCCGGCTCGGCAGCGGCGAGCAGCCCCTGCCGTGGGTGCATATGGATGATGCCGTGGCCACCATCCGTTTCCTGTCCACGCAAACACACAGCGGCTTTCAGGCCTACAACCTTACTGCCCCCAAGCGCACCACCCAACTCGACTTTGCCCGCGCCGCCGCCCAACGGCTGCACCGCCCGCTGTTGTTTTCCGTTCCCGAGCAGATGTTGCGCCTGATGCTGGGCGAGCAAGCCGATTTGGTGTTAGACGGCCAATTTGCCCCGCCGAAAGCCTTGTTGCAGCAAGGGTTTGAGTTTACCTTCCCCACCATTGAGCGTGCGCTCGACAACCTGCTGAATTAG
- a CDS encoding polyprenyl synthetase family protein: MNKPDNWQQRARAQAELVLERVLPAENSLPQRLHQAMRYAVLGGGKRLRPLLVLAAAELGQSEAAAAEAALAAVELVHVYSLVHDDMPAMDNDSLRRGKPTCHVQYDEATALLVGDALQTLAFDVLSRPNGLPAPRQLQMVHTLARASGSLGMAGGQAIDLQSVGQRIGQAELETMHRLKTGALIRAAVALGALSCPDLDDAALARLDDYAAKLGLAFQVIDDVLDCEADTATLGKTAGKDQEADKPTYVKLMGLNAARDYAERLVAEAQQALSGFDARADRLRQLAAFVTERRN; the protein is encoded by the coding sequence ATGAATAAACCCGATAATTGGCAACAACGCGCCCGCGCCCAAGCCGAACTCGTGCTGGAGCGCGTGCTGCCCGCAGAAAACAGCCTGCCGCAGCGGCTGCACCAAGCCATGCGCTATGCTGTGCTCGGCGGCGGCAAACGGCTGCGCCCGCTGTTGGTGCTGGCTGCCGCCGAATTGGGGCAATCTGAAGCCGCCGCTGCCGAAGCCGCCCTGGCCGCCGTGGAGCTGGTGCACGTTTATTCCTTGGTGCACGACGACATGCCCGCCATGGACAACGACAGCCTGCGCCGCGGCAAACCCACCTGCCACGTCCAATACGACGAAGCCACCGCCCTTCTGGTGGGAGACGCGCTGCAAACCCTTGCTTTTGATGTGCTCAGCCGCCCCAACGGCCTGCCTGCGCCTCGGCAGCTGCAAATGGTGCACACCCTCGCCCGCGCTTCCGGCAGCCTCGGCATGGCCGGCGGGCAGGCCATCGATTTGCAATCCGTGGGGCAGCGCATCGGCCAGGCCGAGCTGGAAACCATGCACCGCCTGAAAACCGGCGCCCTCATCCGCGCCGCCGTGGCCCTGGGTGCGCTAAGCTGCCCCGATTTGGACGATGCTGCCCTGGCGCGGCTCGACGACTACGCCGCCAAACTCGGCCTTGCCTTCCAAGTAATCGATGACGTGCTCGATTGCGAAGCCGACACCGCCACCTTGGGCAAAACCGCCGGTAAAGACCAAGAAGCCGACAAGCCCACCTATGTCAAACTCATGGGACTGAACGCCGCCCGCGACTATGCTGAACGGCTCGTGGCCGAAGCGCAGCAAGCCTTGTCCGGCTTCGACGCCCGCGCCGACCGTCTGCGCCAACTGGCCGCCTTTGTTACCGAACGGCGAAACTAA
- a CDS encoding exodeoxyribonuclease VII small subunit — translation MTKKKPKTFEEAVSRLEAINQAMQASDMPLEDALAAYQEGSELVRFCQARLAEVEQKLQVLDSGVERELVLEQDE, via the coding sequence ATGACCAAGAAAAAACCGAAAACCTTTGAAGAAGCCGTGAGCCGGCTGGAAGCCATCAACCAAGCCATGCAGGCCAGCGATATGCCGCTGGAAGACGCGCTGGCCGCCTATCAGGAAGGCAGCGAACTGGTGCGTTTCTGCCAAGCGCGGCTGGCCGAAGTGGAGCAGAAGCTGCAAGTGCTGGATTCCGGCGTGGAACGCGAGCTGGTGTTGGAACAAGATGAATAA
- the purM gene encoding phosphoribosylformylglycinamidine cyclo-ligase: protein MTQSLSYRDAGVDIDAGDQLIENIKPFAKRTMRPEVLGGLGGFGALVEISKKYQNPVLVSGTDGVGTKLKLAFEWDIHHTVGIDLVAMSVNDILVQGAEPLFFLDYFACGKLDVARATDVIKGIAEGCEQSGCALIGGETAEMPGMYPEGEYDLAGFAVGVVEKSKVINGRSIRPGDVVLGLASNGAHSNGYSLIRKIIERSNPDLDAEFDGGKTLRQAVIAPTRLYVKPILAALEKFEIKGMAHITGGGLTENIPRVLPENCVAQIDAQSWPLPKLFQWLQQAGNVEQQEMYRTFNCGIGMAVIVPAEQAEAAQSFLTEQGETVYRLGTIRERAGSEHQTQVA from the coding sequence ATGACCCAATCCCTCAGCTACCGTGATGCCGGTGTCGATATCGATGCGGGCGACCAACTGATCGAAAACATCAAACCCTTTGCCAAGCGCACCATGCGCCCCGAAGTGTTGGGCGGCTTGGGCGGCTTCGGCGCGCTGGTGGAAATCAGCAAAAAGTATCAAAACCCCGTGCTGGTAAGCGGCACCGACGGCGTAGGCACCAAGCTGAAACTAGCGTTTGAATGGGATATTCACCACACCGTGGGCATCGACCTGGTGGCCATGAGCGTGAACGACATCCTCGTGCAAGGCGCAGAGCCGCTGTTTTTCCTCGACTATTTCGCCTGCGGCAAGCTCGATGTGGCGCGCGCCACCGATGTGATTAAAGGCATCGCCGAGGGCTGCGAACAATCCGGCTGCGCCCTGATTGGCGGCGAAACGGCCGAAATGCCCGGCATGTATCCCGAAGGCGAATACGATTTGGCCGGCTTCGCCGTGGGCGTGGTGGAAAAAAGCAAAGTCATCAACGGCCGCAGCATCCGGCCCGGCGACGTGGTGCTCGGCCTCGCCTCCAACGGCGCGCACTCCAACGGCTACTCCCTCATCCGCAAAATCATCGAGCGCAGCAATCCCGATTTGGATGCCGAATTCGATGGCGGCAAAACCCTGCGCCAAGCCGTTATCGCGCCCACCCGCCTGTATGTGAAACCGATTTTGGCGGCGCTGGAAAAATTTGAAATCAAAGGCATGGCACACATTACCGGTGGTGGCCTCACCGAAAATATCCCGCGCGTACTGCCCGAAAACTGTGTGGCGCAAATCGATGCCCAATCCTGGCCGCTGCCCAAACTGTTCCAATGGCTGCAACAGGCCGGCAACGTGGAACAACAGGAAATGTACCGCACCTTCAACTGCGGTATCGGTATGGCCGTTATCGTGCCTGCCGAGCAGGCTGAGGCAGCGCAGTCCTTCCTCACCGAACAAGGCGAAACCGTGTATCGCCTGGGCACAATCCGCGAGCGTGCGGGAAGCGAGCATCAAACACAGGTGGCATAA
- a CDS encoding nitroreductase family protein, whose translation MSHQILQEAARTRRSVYALNKNLPLPAEEVAAIVEHAVLHTPSSFNSQSTRVVVLFGAEHEKLWQLTEVALRQIVPADKFEPTAQKLAGFAAAAGTVLFFEDQSVVRGLQEQFPAYAANFPVWAEHADAMHQYAVWITFAAAGIGANLQHYNPVIDQAVAEQWQIPASWTLRAQLVFGGIAAPAADKQFAPVEGRFKVHGL comes from the coding sequence ATGAGCCATCAAATCCTGCAAGAGGCCGCCCGCACCCGCCGTTCCGTGTACGCGCTCAACAAAAACCTGCCCCTGCCCGCCGAAGAAGTGGCCGCCATCGTAGAACACGCCGTGCTGCACACCCCCTCTTCCTTCAACTCCCAATCCACCCGCGTCGTGGTGCTGTTCGGCGCCGAACACGAAAAACTCTGGCAGCTCACCGAAGTCGCCCTGCGCCAAATCGTGCCCGCCGACAAATTCGAGCCCACCGCCCAAAAACTGGCCGGCTTCGCCGCCGCAGCCGGCACCGTGCTCTTCTTTGAAGACCAATCCGTCGTGCGCGGCCTGCAAGAGCAATTCCCCGCCTACGCCGCCAACTTCCCCGTATGGGCCGAACACGCCGACGCCATGCACCAATACGCCGTATGGATCACCTTCGCCGCCGCCGGCATCGGCGCCAACCTGCAACACTACAATCCCGTTATCGACCAAGCCGTGGCCGAACAATGGCAAATCCCCGCCAGCTGGACCCTGCGCGCCCAGCTCGTATTCGGCGGCATCGCCGCGCCCGCCGCAGACAAGCAGTTCGCCCCGGTTGAAGGCCGCTTTAAAGTACACGGCCTGTAA